In a genomic window of Vicinamibacteria bacterium:
- a CDS encoding zf-HC2 domain-containing protein → MTEHLSFDRLADYLAGLLEESASDEVEEHLFSCPSCASESEQVSGLAAAIRNAVPPILSLERYEALSREGKIFAVNPMSPGEVAESRFPPEGKLLVHRLGGSDLSPAHRVDVAIFDSQGVDLARFEDVPFDAARGEVLIACQRHFAALYPNDIVFRVEAILGDDRGEEKRYTVWHRE, encoded by the coding sequence ATGACGGAGCACTTGTCGTTCGATCGGCTGGCCGATTATCTGGCGGGACTCTTAGAGGAATCCGCGAGCGACGAGGTCGAAGAGCACCTCTTCTCCTGCCCGTCCTGTGCGAGTGAATCCGAACAGGTCTCTGGGCTCGCGGCGGCGATACGCAACGCCGTGCCTCCTATTCTCAGCCTCGAGCGATACGAGGCGTTGTCGCGCGAGGGGAAGATCTTCGCGGTAAACCCGATGTCGCCGGGAGAGGTCGCCGAATCCCGTTTCCCGCCGGAGGGAAAGCTACTCGTACACCGGCTCGGAGGCTCCGATTTGAGCCCTGCTCACCGCGTGGACGTCGCTATTTTCGATTCCCAGGGAGTGGATCTCGCTCGGTTCGAGGATGTTCCCTTCGACGCGGCGCGGGGGGAAGTCCTCATCGCCTGTCAGCGGCACTTTGCCGCCCTGTACCCGAACGACATCGTGTTCCGCGTCGAGGCCATCCTCGGCGACGACCGCGGGGAAGAGAAGCGCTATACGGTCTGGCATCGGGAGTAA
- a CDS encoding sigma-70 family RNA polymerase sigma factor, which translates to MSRPESDAAIARRVAERAPDAASCEAELCARFLNRARLYGLKHLRFDVTAAEDLAQQVMMILLEALRAGRVEDLERVDRFMLGTCRNVARSMRRGEARLEGTRRRLSTELAGAATPPWDLVESRRVEKCLAALPPRESRLLFLLFQEGATASEAAEKLGTTPGNIRVMHHRAIARLRDCVGT; encoded by the coding sequence GTGTCCCGACCCGAATCGGACGCCGCCATCGCCCGACGCGTTGCCGAGAGAGCTCCGGATGCCGCCTCCTGCGAGGCGGAGCTCTGCGCTCGCTTCCTGAACCGCGCGAGGCTCTACGGGCTGAAGCACTTGCGGTTCGATGTAACGGCGGCCGAGGATCTGGCACAACAAGTGATGATGATCCTTCTCGAAGCGCTTCGCGCCGGGCGGGTCGAGGACCTGGAGCGAGTGGACCGGTTCATGCTCGGAACTTGCCGAAACGTGGCACGTTCCATGAGAAGAGGTGAAGCCCGTCTCGAAGGAACCAGGCGCCGGCTTTCGACGGAGCTCGCCGGGGCCGCGACCCCGCCGTGGGACCTCGTGGAGAGCCGCCGGGTGGAGAAATGCCTCGCGGCCTTGCCTCCCCGGGAGTCCCGGCTCCTGTTCCTCTTGTTCCAGGAAGGCGCGACGGCCTCCGAAGCCGCGGAGAAGCTGGGCACAACGCCGGGAAACATTCGGGTGATGCATCATCGCGCCATCGCCCGGTTGCGAGACTGCGTGGGCACATGA
- a CDS encoding GHMP kinase, with protein FARLLRGDALENAPVLGELMYQSHASYSACGLGSEGTDRLVELARAAGARRGIFGAKITGGGSGGTVAVLARRDAEDAVREIADRYARERGIEPTLFGGSSSGALAFRHRVLKP; from the coding sequence CTTTGCTCGCCTGCTTCGAGGCGATGCGTTGGAGAACGCACCGGTCCTGGGCGAGCTCATGTATCAGTCCCACGCGAGCTATTCCGCCTGCGGGCTGGGCTCGGAAGGCACGGACCGGCTCGTCGAGCTCGCACGGGCGGCGGGAGCGCGACGCGGAATCTTCGGCGCCAAGATCACGGGAGGCGGAAGCGGGGGGACCGTCGCCGTCCTCGCGCGTCGCGACGCCGAGGACGCGGTGCGCGAGATTGCCGATCGCTATGCCAGGGAACGTGGCATCGAGCCCACTCTCTTTGGCGGATCCTCATCGGGCGCTCTAGCTTTCCGCCACCGAGTCTTGAAACCGTAG